Genomic window (Hymenobacter sp. BRD128):
CAAACCATGCCCTCTGGTCGGTGGGTGCCATTCGGCTCTTATGTGCGCGACCACACTTATTTACTGCTAAAGCAGGCCGAATACTGGGAACCTGGGTTTGAAATACGCCAGTTTTTAGAGGATACCTTGCAGGAGGCATTGGCGCAACTACCAGCTGCTCAGAAAGAGTTGCCCCCGGCAGTACTGGAAAAACTACTCAAGACCAATCGAAAATTGCGATCGGGTAAGGGGTAGATTATACTGTAATAGTGCAAATCAGGGGGTTAGTAAGCTGACATACAACTAATATAACGTGTTGGTTTTCAGTATAAAAAGGCATAAAATTCGCCGGTGAAATTTCACTTTTTATACTATTTTTTACTTTAAAAGTAGTGGTTTTTTAGAGGATTTTTTCAAAAAAAGCTCACTAGCTAGTTTATTTTACTAAATTTATATCATTAGTATTATGGACGCCTTAACAACCAGATCTACAGTGTAATAGCTCCCTTAGGCTGCTACAAAAAAGACGCGAGGCTGCTACAAAAAAGACGCGAGGCTGCTACAAAAAAGACGTCAAACCCCATTGAGGCTGCTACAAAAAAGACGCTGGATAAATAAGCTGCTACAAAAAAGACGCAAGGCTACTACAAAAAGGACGCTAGCTGGCGAAAATGGCTTCAATAAGCTTCTGTAAACCAAATAAGGCTGCTACAAAAAAGACGCTATCACTCTTGCAAGTTGCTACAAAAAAGACGCTATGGAAGCTACCGACCCTAAACCTGACTCCAAGATTGTTGTGCAGCACAATGCACTCATCAACGCACGATTCGGTATTCTACCGCTACAGATGCGGTTGTTTCTGGCGCTACTCTCCCGTATTAAGTTTGATGACACAAGTTTTAAGGAGCATTTCATTCCAGCTAGCGAAATAGTATTTGATCGTCACGGTGGATCTGCTTATCAGCAAATTCAAGAAATGTGTGATGATATTACCTCTCTAAAGCTTTATATCGAGCTGCTTGAGGAAGGTACCCGCAAACGGCAACGGCGACCTAAGTTTGACTACATCCCTCTAATGGCAAAGGCTGGGTATGACGGGGAGCGGGGTGGAGTAGTAGCTGCCTTCAATCCTATTATTATGCCATATCTCCTACAATTACAGGAGAGTGGTAACTTCACTATGGCCGAATTGGCCGAGCTTCGTAAGCTCAAGAGTCCTAATTCCGTACGCTTTTACTGGCTACTAAAAGAATACGCCGATTTTGGGAATCGTACGTTGAGTTTACAGCAGCTGCGCTATATGCTAGACATTGCTGAGCATGAATACCCCCGTTTCAGCAACTTCAAGGCTAGAATCTTGGACCCCGCGCAAAATGAGTTAGCTGGTACTGATATACCATTCACGTATGAATTAAAGCGTGCTAATCAGAAAGTAAAAGATATCAAGTTTCTGTTCGGACAGCGCATTCCTGATGATACACAGGCTCTCTGCGTAAATCCAGTGGATACCGGACTGATATCTTCTGAATCTATCAACAAGACTGAAAATACTCAGCATTCTGAGAATATCGAGTATTCTACCTTAATTAGCACATTGCGTTCAGTCGGCGTAAGCCAGCGTAGCATTAGTCGGATCGTTGACCAACTCAACGCTCAAGAGTATGCCATAGGGTACGTCGATTTTGTATTATCCCGTATCGGTAAGCAACACCAATTAGGTAAAGTAAAGAAGCCCGCTGGTGCTATTTACAAAGCACTTGTTGAAAAATACTTGCTAGCAGAGTATAAATTGGAGTTGGCAAAGCCAGTTGTTAAGCCGCAGAAAAAGCTATTAGCTAGCACTAGCCAACTATCTGCTGAGGTGGCTTTTCCAATGCGGGAAATACGGGAGATGTATGATAATCCTGGGCCATTTCTCAAACGCCAATTAGGTGGCCAATCTTTTGAGCAGTATCTACAGATAACTTACTTGGAACAAGGATTCGAAGTAGAGCTACGAACAGGAGAAAACTGGGTGGTTAAACGTTAGGTAAGCTATCTCCTCCAAAATAGGAGCCTTTGTTGGCTGGTGGAGCGTATCACAAAACATGACGGTTCAGTAAACGAGTGACTGGATTACCTTGCCTAAAAAGCCCCGCATGCTAGCCAGTGACTTCGACGCCTATTGGCGTGCAACGTACCCCGAGGCTGTGCCCCTAGGCCATCTACTGCGTACGATTTATCCCCGCCGGTGGCTCCGACTCTACAGCCTGCCTGAGGGACAACGCTTCCCAGTCGATGCCGCCGACTGGCGCGAACTGCTACACCGCCACCTGACCGTATTCGCCGATCTTGTGGGCGAACCCGCCGAGTTGTTCCTGATCACAGGTGAATACGACTTCGCCGACAGCCCCCAGCCCACGCCGTGGTCATTTGCAGCCGACGGCGTCCTGCAGCGTCTGCCCTTCACCCGCTTGTCGCCCGTGGCGTTATCGGACCTGCGCGTACCAGATGAATACCAGGTAGGGGACGTATACCGGCCCGTCTGCACACAGCTGCGGTGGACGGCCGCCACCGGCGAAGAGTTTCTGCGTGCCATCGCCGAGGAGCAGCTTCGCGCTTTTTTCGTTTCTGTGGACTACGGTTACCTCCTGGCACCGTACGCGGGCGGCCTCGATATTATTTTCCCTGGGGAGGCAGCCCGTAACTACTTCCGCGACCAGCATCGGTCCTGGATGTCGCCCAGAGCCGACGGCTTGTAAAGAGTACTTACACGCATTTAGTAAAAGGGTCCCAGCCTTAGATATTGGGGGTGCAGAAAGTCCCTTCTCAAGCAAGTGGTTCAGAAAGTCCGCACCAAGTGCGTTTCCAGCGCGTGGAGGGGGTTGGGCAAGCCGAAAATGGGTGCGTCCGTAAGGTGCAGTGGCTGTTGCAGAACTCCTGCACTACCTCTACTTCCCGTTGCTAAACCGGTTATGACGGCGGTAACATCTGCGCCAGCAATGCAAAAAATGCCCTTTAAGCGATGGGACAGGTAGCGCGATGGCCAAGCACCGTGTCCGCATAGGCTGGTGCTTGAGTAGCTTCTTGAGGTTGAAGGCAATGGCGGTGAGCAACATCGTTTTATGCGCACTGCTGCGGCCCCGGGTGTTGACCCGCCGCAGGCCATAGTGCTGGAGCAAGCTGCCAAACACGGGCTCAATCGTGCGCTGGCGCAAGCGCCGCATGTGGCGGCCTGGCCGGCTCTGCTGCCGGGCCAGCGCCCGGCGGTACTGCGCATCGTACGCGGTGCGGGTAATCTTGCGCTTCGTCGTCTTCGGCGCGCAGGTAGGCTTGCGCGGGCACAGGCGACAATCACGGCTAGAAGCGCTGTAGCGCTTACTGAGCCGGCCGTCTGGGTCAGAGTCGAAGCTTTTAAAGGGCAGGAGCTTGCCCGCTGGGCAGGTAAAGCAGTCGGCTTCTGGGTCGTAACTAAAGCCCTCAATCTGGGGCTTGTACTTGCCGAAGACCGGTATCCAGGGCGTAATGCCTTGCGCTTCAAGCAGGGCGTAATTCACCCCGTTAGAGTAGTTGGTATCCGCCGCGACTTCTCGCAAGGATAGCCCCTGCGTGGTGAGGCGCTGGTGCAGGGGCGCGACAATGCTGGGCAGCAGGGTGCAATCGCGCTGGTCGGCGAAGTCGGCCTGTACGTGGCTGATGACCCCGTGGGCCTCGTCCACGGCCATACTACAGAGATAGTTGAGGGCGCGGGCCTTACCTGGTTTGACCGAGATGCGGGCATCGGGGTCAG
Coding sequences:
- a CDS encoding replication initiation protein → MEATDPKPDSKIVVQHNALINARFGILPLQMRLFLALLSRIKFDDTSFKEHFIPASEIVFDRHGGSAYQQIQEMCDDITSLKLYIELLEEGTRKRQRRPKFDYIPLMAKAGYDGERGGVVAAFNPIIMPYLLQLQESGNFTMAELAELRKLKSPNSVRFYWLLKEYADFGNRTLSLQQLRYMLDIAEHEYPRFSNFKARILDPAQNELAGTDIPFTYELKRANQKVKDIKFLFGQRIPDDTQALCVNPVDTGLISSESINKTENTQHSENIEYSTLISTLRSVGVSQRSISRIVDQLNAQEYAIGYVDFVLSRIGKQHQLGKVKKPAGAIYKALVEKYLLAEYKLELAKPVVKPQKKLLASTSQLSAEVAFPMREIREMYDNPGPFLKRQLGGQSFEQYLQITYLEQGFEVELRTGENWVVKR
- a CDS encoding IS1182 family transposase, producing MQGHKQFVDKVVLRFRLSERVPKQNLYRRLAELLDWDFLYAQTQALYSHTGQPSLDPVVFFKLMLVSRLENLVSDRRLVEHCSLRLDILYFLGYEVDEDLPWHSTISRTRQLYPAAIFEHLFEHVFVQCVAAGLVTGHTQAVDSAFVKANASLESLCEKQAADAVSPMLHVAGEPVPDAPVPAPTTVISSPAHQLQRLASTHARYLRNDSGPLGRGRPQARLLSNKTHYSPADPDARISVKPGKARALNYLCSMAVDEAHGVISHVQADFADQRDCTLLPSIVAPLHQRLTTQGLSLREVAADTNYSNGVNYALLEAQGITPWIPVFGKYKPQIEGFSYDPEADCFTCPAGKLLPFKSFDSDPDGRLSKRYSASSRDCRLCPRKPTCAPKTTKRKITRTAYDAQYRRALARQQSRPGRHMRRLRQRTIEPVFGSLLQHYGLRRVNTRGRSSAHKTMLLTAIAFNLKKLLKHQPMRTRCLAIALPVPSLKGHFLHCWRRCYRRHNRFSNGK